A stretch of the Comamonas testosteroni TK102 genome encodes the following:
- the gshB gene encoding glutathione synthase — protein sequence MQILFVADPLESFVIYKDSTFAMMREAQRRGHQIVACEPCHISWQSGGKVKARVRHITLTGDKDRWFEETQSTRAVLADFGAIVMRKDPPFDSEFFYATHMLGQAEREGAKVFNKPGALREHPEKLAIMEFAQFISPTLVTRSAEDIRAFHAEHQDIILKPLDGMGGMGIFRVGEDGRNLGSIIETLNQGGSTSVMVQKFLPDIVHGDKRVLIIGGKPVPFCLARIPQGNEVRGNLAAGGKGVAQPLAEQDKAIAEFIGERLVQRGLLLIGLDVIGHNVTEINVTSPTCFQEIFDQTGCDVASLFVDALEQAARV from the coding sequence ATGCAAATACTGTTTGTCGCCGATCCGCTGGAATCCTTTGTCATCTACAAGGATTCCACCTTTGCCATGATGCGTGAGGCCCAGCGCCGAGGTCACCAGATCGTGGCCTGCGAGCCTTGCCATATCTCCTGGCAAAGCGGTGGCAAGGTCAAGGCTCGGGTGCGGCATATCACCCTGACCGGGGACAAGGATCGCTGGTTCGAGGAAACCCAGTCTACGCGGGCGGTGCTGGCGGACTTTGGCGCCATCGTCATGCGCAAGGACCCTCCGTTCGATTCCGAGTTCTTCTATGCCACGCACATGCTCGGCCAGGCCGAGCGTGAGGGAGCCAAGGTCTTCAACAAGCCCGGTGCCCTGCGCGAGCATCCCGAGAAGCTTGCCATCATGGAGTTTGCGCAATTCATCTCGCCGACGCTGGTCACGCGCAGTGCCGAGGACATCCGTGCCTTTCATGCAGAGCACCAGGACATCATCCTCAAGCCGCTGGACGGCATGGGGGGGATGGGCATCTTCCGAGTCGGCGAAGACGGTCGCAATCTAGGCAGCATCATCGAAACCCTGAATCAGGGCGGCTCCACCAGTGTCATGGTGCAGAAGTTCCTGCCCGACATCGTTCATGGCGACAAACGGGTGCTCATCATCGGCGGCAAGCCCGTGCCGTTCTGTCTGGCTCGCATTCCGCAGGGCAATGAGGTGCGCGGCAATCTGGCGGCCGGCGGCAAAGGGGTTGCACAGCCGTTGGCAGAGCAGGACAAGGCAATTGCCGAGTTCATTGGGGAGCGTCTGGTGCAGCGTGGCTTGCTCTTGATCGGGCTGGATGTCATCGGCCATAACGTCACCGAGATCAATGTGACCAGTCCCACCTGCTTCCAGGAGATCTTTGATCAGACCGGCTGCGATGTGGCGTCGCTGTTTGTCGACGCACTGGAGCAGGCTGCTCGCGTCTGA
- a CDS encoding benzoate/H(+) symporter BenE family transporter: protein MRFFKDLSPAAVAAGFVAVLVGFTSSVALVFQAAQAFHATPEQITSWIWALGLGMGLCSLVPSLILRMPVMVAWSTPGAAVLATAGLAGGFSMGEAIGAFIVSAALIILVGVTGWFERIMNRIPMEIASALLAGVLAKFGMQAFSAAETNLSLVLVMLLAYLLSRRMAARYAVIITLLAGTAWEALRGQMQWSAVHGGLAMPVYTAPEFSLQALISLALPLFVVTMASQNLPGVAVIRATGYPIPVSKVISMTGVATLLLAPFGGYALNLSAITAAICMGDEAHEDRNKRYTAAAVCGLLYILIAIFGAVVTGLLTAFPKELVACIAGLALLGSIGGGMATAFKEEKHREAALITFLVTLSGVVIAGVGSAFWGVVAGSLALLVQSLRARKA, encoded by the coding sequence ATGCGCTTTTTCAAAGACTTGAGTCCTGCCGCCGTGGCCGCAGGCTTTGTGGCCGTGCTTGTGGGCTTTACCAGTTCGGTAGCCCTTGTGTTTCAGGCGGCACAGGCGTTTCATGCCACGCCTGAGCAGATCACTTCCTGGATCTGGGCGCTGGGCCTGGGCATGGGTCTGTGTTCGCTGGTCCCATCGCTGATTCTGCGCATGCCGGTCATGGTGGCCTGGTCCACCCCAGGGGCGGCGGTGCTGGCGACCGCCGGGCTGGCGGGCGGTTTCTCCATGGGGGAGGCGATCGGTGCCTTCATCGTCAGTGCTGCCCTCATCATCCTGGTGGGGGTGACTGGCTGGTTCGAGCGCATCATGAACCGCATCCCCATGGAAATTGCGTCGGCCCTGCTGGCCGGCGTTCTGGCCAAGTTCGGCATGCAGGCTTTCTCTGCGGCCGAGACCAATCTGTCGCTGGTACTGGTCATGCTGCTTGCCTATCTGCTTTCGCGGCGTATGGCTGCGCGCTATGCGGTCATCATCACCCTGCTGGCCGGAACCGCCTGGGAGGCGCTGCGCGGGCAGATGCAATGGTCGGCCGTGCATGGCGGGCTGGCCATGCCCGTCTATACGGCCCCCGAGTTCTCGCTGCAGGCGCTCATCAGTCTGGCGTTACCCCTGTTTGTCGTGACCATGGCTTCCCAGAATCTGCCGGGCGTGGCGGTGATTCGCGCCACGGGCTATCCGATACCGGTGTCCAAGGTCATCAGCATGACCGGCGTGGCGACCTTGCTGCTGGCGCCTTTTGGCGGCTATGCCCTCAACCTCAGCGCCATCACGGCGGCGATCTGCATGGGAGACGAGGCGCATGAGGACAGAAACAAGCGCTATACCGCTGCTGCCGTGTGTGGACTGCTATATATATTGATAGCTATCTTTGGCGCGGTGGTCACCGGTCTGCTGACGGCTTTTCCCAAGGAGCTGGTGGCCTGCATCGCCGGACTGGCCTTGCTGGGCTCCATAGGCGGCGGCATGGCTACGGCCTTCAAGGAGGAAAAGCACAGAGAGGCCGCGCTCATCACTTTTCTGGTGACGCTCAGCGGTGTCGTCATCGCGGGTGTGGGCTCTGCCTTCTGGGGTGTGGTCGCGGGTAGCCTTGCCCTGCTTGTCCAGAGTCTGCGGGCTCGCAAGGCCTGA
- a CDS encoding potassium transporter Kup: protein MQNSKSSLGALTLGAIGVVYGDIGTSVLYSVKEVFGSGYVPFTPDNVYGVLSVLFWTLTVIVSLKYVVLVLRADNNGEGGLVAMLALASQTVKDKPRLSSTLFLVGMFGTSLFYGDGVITPAISVLSAVEGLEVISPHFTKAVIPLTLVILFLLFFVQKRGTAGIGKFFGPVTVTWFACIALLGVHQIMGHPEILAALSPHYAVRFMWGSPGISFIILGSVVLCVTGAEALYADLGHFGKKPIRLAWFSIAMPALTLNYFGQGALLLANPEAVKNPFFMMAPSWALLPLVIMATMATVIASQALITGAFSVTRQVIQLGYFPRLEVRHTSVKETGQIYMPLVNWGLFVAIALAVLLFRSSGNLAAAYGIAVTLDMLITTMLTFFVIRYRWNYPLALCLLATGFFFVVDLAFFASNLLKLFEGGWFPLLIGGTVFTLMLTWRRGRELLHQKLQADALDLRQFLEATWRHPPMRVPGTAVFLSGEPGTVPHALLHNLKHNKVLHERNLFVTVRNHEVPWVGMDKRVESESLGGDCWEVIIHYGFKNEPDVPAALAQLRTQGCKLDSMATSYFLSRDVIIPRMNNSMAHWREKLFAQMHKNASRVADFLHLPSNSVVELGSKIEL from the coding sequence GTGCAAAATTCGAAATCCTCGCTAGGCGCCCTGACCTTGGGCGCGATCGGTGTCGTGTATGGAGACATCGGCACCAGTGTCTTGTACTCGGTCAAGGAGGTTTTCGGCTCGGGCTATGTGCCGTTCACGCCGGACAACGTCTATGGCGTGCTGTCGGTGCTGTTCTGGACGCTCACGGTCATCGTCTCCCTCAAGTATGTGGTCCTGGTGCTGCGCGCCGACAACAACGGCGAGGGCGGACTGGTGGCCATGCTGGCCCTGGCCTCGCAGACGGTCAAGGACAAGCCGCGTCTGTCCAGCACGCTGTTTCTGGTGGGCATGTTCGGCACCTCGCTGTTTTATGGCGACGGCGTGATCACGCCGGCGATTTCCGTGCTCTCGGCGGTCGAGGGGCTGGAGGTCATCTCGCCGCATTTCACCAAGGCCGTGATTCCACTGACGCTGGTGATCCTGTTTCTGCTGTTCTTCGTGCAAAAGCGCGGTACCGCAGGCATAGGCAAGTTCTTTGGTCCCGTCACCGTGACCTGGTTTGCCTGCATCGCCTTGCTCGGCGTGCACCAGATCATGGGGCATCCGGAAATCCTGGCCGCGCTGAGCCCGCATTACGCGGTCCGCTTCATGTGGGGAAGTCCGGGCATCAGCTTCATCATTCTGGGCTCGGTCGTGCTTTGCGTGACCGGCGCCGAGGCGCTGTATGCCGATCTCGGGCATTTTGGCAAGAAGCCGATCCGCCTGGCCTGGTTCAGCATTGCCATGCCGGCGCTGACCTTGAACTACTTCGGGCAGGGCGCCTTGCTGCTGGCCAATCCCGAGGCCGTCAAGAACCCGTTTTTCATGATGGCACCCAGCTGGGCGCTGCTGCCGCTGGTCATCATGGCCACCATGGCCACGGTGATCGCCTCGCAGGCGCTGATCACCGGGGCCTTCAGCGTGACGCGCCAGGTCATACAGCTGGGCTACTTCCCGCGTCTTGAAGTGCGCCACACCAGCGTGAAGGAAACCGGCCAGATCTATATGCCTCTGGTGAACTGGGGCCTGTTTGTGGCGATTGCTCTGGCCGTGCTGCTGTTTCGCAGCAGCGGCAATCTGGCGGCGGCCTACGGTATCGCGGTGACGCTGGACATGCTGATCACCACCATGCTGACCTTCTTTGTCATCCGCTACCGCTGGAACTATCCGCTGGCCCTGTGCCTGCTGGCGACGGGCTTCTTCTTCGTCGTGGATCTGGCGTTCTTTGCCTCCAACCTGCTCAAGCTGTTTGAAGGTGGCTGGTTCCCGCTGCTCATCGGTGGCACGGTCTTCACGCTGATGTTGACCTGGCGCCGGGGGCGTGAATTGCTGCATCAGAAGCTGCAGGCGGATGCGCTGGATCTGCGCCAGTTCCTGGAAGCCACCTGGCGCCATCCCCCCATGCGAGTCCCCGGCACGGCAGTCTTTCTCTCGGGCGAGCCCGGTACCGTGCCGCATGCGCTGCTTCACAACCTCAAGCACAACAAGGTGCTGCACGAGCGCAATCTCTTTGTGACCGTGCGTAACCACGAAGTGCCCTGGGTGGGGATGGACAAGCGGGTGGAGTCCGAGTCTCTGGGGGGCGACTGCTGGGAAGTCATCATCCACTACGGCTTCAAGAACGAACCCGACGTGCCGGCAGCGCTGGCGCAGCTGCGCACCCAGGGCTGCAAGCTGGATTCCATGGCCACCAGCTATTTCCTGTCGCGCGACGTGATCATTCCGCGCATGAACAACTCCATGGCGCACTGGCGCGAAAAGCTGTTCGCTCAGATGCACAAGAACGCGAGCCGTGTGGCGGACTTCCTGCACCTGCCGAGCAACTCGGTGGTGGAGCTGGGCTCCAAGATCGAGCTGTAG
- the gshA gene encoding glutamate--cysteine ligase produces MVPHLVTALTGPINELEQRILDSMPAIERWFRLEWMEHTPPFYCSVDIRNAGFKLAPVDTNLFPGGWNNLTDEMLPLAVQAAMAAIEKICPEARNLLIIPGNHTRNTHYLASVLQLKRIFSMAGLNVRIGSISPEIKKTLSITLPLGDEIKLEPVIRSKRRLGLKDFDPCTILLNNDLSTGVPGIIEELYEQYLLPPLHAGWNVRRKSRHFQSYEEVGKRFGKLLGIDPWLINPLFGHVENIDFAEGTGMEALAEQVDVILAKVRRKYKEYGIKEKPFAVVKADNGTYGMGVMTVRDAKELAALPRKSRNKMGVIKDGQTVHDVIVQEGVLTYERMHNAVAEPVVYMMDRYVVGGFYRMHPERGEDENLNAPGAGYVPLAFQQSNHLPQVSARPGASAPNRFYMYGVIARLAMLAASYELEATNPDAEIYD; encoded by the coding sequence ATGGTTCCACATCTCGTCACGGCTTTGACCGGCCCCATTAACGAACTTGAGCAGCGCATTCTCGACTCCATGCCTGCCATTGAGCGTTGGTTCCGCCTGGAATGGATGGAGCACACGCCGCCGTTCTACTGCTCGGTGGACATTCGTAATGCGGGTTTCAAGCTGGCGCCGGTGGATACCAACCTGTTTCCAGGTGGCTGGAACAATCTGACCGATGAAATGCTGCCGCTGGCCGTGCAGGCTGCGATGGCTGCTATCGAAAAGATATGTCCCGAGGCGCGCAATCTGCTCATCATCCCCGGGAACCACACGCGCAACACCCACTATCTGGCCAGCGTGCTGCAGCTCAAGCGCATCTTCAGCATGGCGGGTCTCAATGTGCGTATCGGCTCCATCAGCCCCGAGATCAAGAAGACGCTGTCCATCACGCTGCCGCTGGGCGACGAGATCAAGCTGGAGCCGGTGATCCGCAGCAAGCGTCGCCTGGGCCTCAAGGATTTCGACCCCTGCACGATTTTGCTCAACAACGATCTCTCGACCGGCGTGCCCGGCATCATCGAGGAGCTCTACGAGCAATACCTGCTGCCGCCATTGCATGCGGGCTGGAATGTGCGTCGCAAGAGTCGCCACTTCCAGAGCTACGAGGAAGTCGGCAAGCGCTTCGGCAAGCTGCTGGGCATCGATCCCTGGCTGATCAATCCCTTGTTCGGGCATGTGGAGAACATCGATTTTGCCGAAGGCACGGGCATGGAAGCCCTGGCCGAGCAGGTGGACGTGATCCTGGCCAAGGTGCGCCGCAAATACAAGGAATACGGCATCAAGGAGAAGCCGTTTGCCGTGGTCAAGGCCGACAACGGCACCTACGGCATGGGCGTGATGACCGTGCGCGACGCCAAGGAACTGGCCGCGCTGCCGCGCAAGAGCCGCAACAAGATGGGTGTCATCAAGGATGGCCAGACCGTGCATGACGTCATCGTGCAGGAGGGAGTGCTGACCTATGAGCGCATGCACAACGCCGTGGCCGAGCCTGTGGTCTACATGATGGACCGTTACGTTGTGGGTGGTTTCTACCGCATGCACCCCGAGCGCGGCGAGGACGAGAACCTCAACGCCCCCGGTGCGGGCTATGTGCCCCTGGCTTTCCAGCAGAGCAATCACCTGCCTCAGGTCAGCGCGCGTCCGGGCGCCAGCGCACCGAACCGCTTCTATATGTATGGCGTGATAGCACGTTTGGCCATGTTGGCTGCCAGCTACGAGCTGGAAGCCACTAATCCCGACGCAGAAATCTACGACTGA
- a CDS encoding TrkH family potassium uptake protein: MKDLLPVLRVLGMLMIMFAGAMLLPFGISWFTQDGIWRIYPWSIGLTVGVGLLLWGGLHRHKQDLQPRHGVILVTLVWVVLPLCAMVPLVMGLNRVGISISFTHAYFEAVSGLTTTGATVLSGLDQLPVSINVWRTFMQWMGGMGILILAVAVLPLLGVGGAQLFRAEAAGPVKDTKLTPRITETAKGLWGVYALFSIGCFLAFWVCGMQPLDALMHMFATVSLGGLSSHDASFAYFNSPLLEAAALLFMLLASCNFALYFVAMRKGRIDSFMRDPEMRATIGVLLGSGLLVALLLWVKGVYGPLDALRNGMFHTVSVATTTGFSTTDYLSWPVFIPVLLLLLSGVATSAGSTGGGIKMVRMLILVKQARREMTRLVHPRAVQPVRLGDAVVDNPMIFSVLAYMLVYGATVIVLSMVLLLTDLDPLTAFSAVLASVHCMGPGLGAVGPASNYTVLTDFQIWVCTLGMLLGRLEILSFMALLSPAFWRR; the protein is encoded by the coding sequence ATGAAAGACCTGCTTCCTGTCCTGCGTGTGCTGGGCATGCTGATGATCATGTTTGCCGGCGCCATGTTGCTGCCCTTCGGCATCTCCTGGTTCACGCAGGATGGCATCTGGCGCATCTACCCCTGGTCGATCGGACTGACGGTTGGCGTGGGTCTGCTGCTTTGGGGTGGCCTGCACCGCCACAAGCAGGACCTGCAGCCGCGCCATGGCGTGATCCTGGTGACGCTGGTCTGGGTGGTGCTGCCGCTGTGCGCCATGGTGCCGCTGGTGATGGGGCTGAACCGGGTGGGCATTTCCATCAGTTTCACCCATGCCTACTTCGAGGCCGTCTCGGGCCTGACCACAACCGGGGCCACGGTGCTCAGCGGTCTGGATCAGCTGCCGGTGTCCATCAATGTCTGGCGTACCTTCATGCAGTGGATGGGGGGCATGGGGATTCTGATTCTGGCCGTGGCCGTGCTGCCGCTGCTGGGGGTCGGTGGTGCTCAGCTTTTCAGGGCGGAGGCCGCCGGCCCGGTCAAGGACACCAAGCTGACACCGCGTATTACCGAAACGGCCAAGGGCCTGTGGGGCGTGTACGCGCTGTTCTCCATTGGCTGTTTCCTGGCCTTCTGGGTCTGCGGAATGCAGCCGCTGGATGCGCTGATGCATATGTTCGCCACGGTGAGTCTGGGTGGGCTGTCGTCGCACGATGCCAGTTTTGCCTATTTCAATTCGCCGCTGCTGGAGGCCGCGGCCCTGCTGTTCATGCTGTTGGCCAGCTGCAACTTTGCGCTGTACTTCGTGGCCATGCGCAAGGGGCGCATCGATAGCTTTATGCGTGACCCCGAAATGCGCGCCACGATCGGCGTGCTGCTGGGCTCGGGCCTGCTGGTGGCGCTGCTGCTCTGGGTCAAGGGGGTCTACGGGCCGCTGGATGCCTTGCGCAACGGCATGTTCCATACGGTTTCGGTCGCCACGACCACCGGCTTTTCCACCACGGACTATCTGTCCTGGCCGGTGTTCATTCCCGTTCTGTTGCTGCTGCTGTCGGGGGTTGCCACCAGCGCGGGCTCGACAGGCGGCGGCATCAAGATGGTGCGCATGCTGATTCTGGTCAAGCAGGCCAGGCGCGAGATGACGCGTCTGGTGCATCCACGCGCTGTGCAGCCGGTGCGGCTGGGCGATGCGGTGGTAGATAACCCGATGATTTTTTCGGTGCTGGCCTACATGCTGGTCTACGGTGCCACCGTCATTGTGCTGAGCATGGTGCTGCTGCTGACCGATCTCGACCCTCTGACCGCCTTCTCCGCCGTGCTGGCCAGCGTGCACTGCATGGGGCCGGGCCTGGGGGCCGTTGGGCCCGCATCCAACTACACAGTGTTGACGGATTTCCAGATCTGGGTGTGTACTCTGGGCATGCTGTTGGGGCGGCTCGAGATACTGAGTTTCATGGCTTTGCTTTCGCCGGCATTTTGGCGTCGTTGA